A genomic stretch from Argiope bruennichi chromosome 2, qqArgBrue1.1, whole genome shotgun sequence includes:
- the LOC129962417 gene encoding uncharacterized protein LOC129962417 isoform X2, translated as MTLQNNNDAKGSRTKQTTLSPTLVRCLCVTISFVTTGFALLAFGLTCYFLRVYDESSAPFPHLLTVIAFGVSGGLLGLGLVLLLCVCKRRKRLTKEALLDELPEVCSEDAAQYRKKMSTPGEGALESHGVPCGEDMAEKELPPPPSEPLADSSEDAFEMTQGGTCNFDARPDDDDGT; from the coding sequence ATGACCCTCCAGAACAACAATGACGCTAAGGGGAGCAGAACCAAGCAGACCACCCTTAGTCCCACCCTGGTGCGTTGCCTGTGTGTGACTATCTCATTCGTGACCACTGGTTTTGCCCTTCTTGCATTTGGACTGACATGTTACTTTTTGAGGGTATACGACGAATCTTCGGCCCCTTTTCCACACTTGTTGACTGTGATTGCTTTTGGGGTGTCTGGTGGCCTCCTGGGTCTGGGGTTGGTGCTGCTGCTATGTGTGTGTAAGAGGCGCAAGAGGTTGACCAAAGAGGCCCTGCTGGATGAACTTCCAGAAGTCTGTAGCGAGGATGCTGCCCAGTACAGAAAGAAGATGTCCACTCCAGGAGAAGGGGCCTTGGAATCCCATGGAGTGCCCTGTGGGGAGGATATGGCAGAAAAAGAATTGCCTCCACCCCCATCGGAGCCTCTGGCTGACAGTAGCGAAGATGCATTTGAGATGACTCAA